One genomic window of Glycine max cultivar Williams 82 chromosome 16, Glycine_max_v4.0, whole genome shotgun sequence includes the following:
- the LOC100785015 gene encoding histone-lysine N-methyltransferase family member SUVH9, giving the protein MMDSVLPDTSTNAIASSTPTSHPHSQPSLPQTLLVPKPEPFWDTHIETSDELDLYSEFNRVTELFHFAFGATNVVDPFGATNVACPEQTPLVPVPQELDSAAQPDPNSPSEDVLRAIVPVPPEQQDGAVATATVPRRKQSRQKELVRVMDLSPRDEAHLRETVRRTRLIYDSLRVLTSVEEEKRVASVAAAAVAAAAAVTTLEGCLPVDGSTGKLRRLRGDLRAASLMRERGLWLNRDKRIVGAIPGIMVGDLFLFRMELCVVGLHGQIQAGIDFLPASMSSTGEPIATSVIVSGGYEDDMDDGEVIVYTGHGGQEKNSSRQISHQKLESGNLALERSMHYGVEVRVIRGMKYEGSAAGSGKVYVYDGVYRIVDCWFDVGRSGFGVYKFKLWRIEGQAKMGSAILKEARNVRRSELDLNPTSADMANRKENVAVRLFNDFDDDRGPLCYEYLVRTCFPKFVFHQSGKATGCDCVDGCGDGCFCAMKNGGEFPYTLQGHLVRGKPLIFECGPFCSCPPHCRNRVAQKGLKYRLEVFRSKQTSWGVRSLDLIQAGSFICEFAGVVLTREQAQLLTMNGDSLIYPNRFSERWAEWGDLSQIYPDYVRPLYPSIPPLDFSLDVSTMRNVACYMSHSSTPNVLVQFVLHDHNNLMFPHLMLFAMENIPPMRELSLDYGVADEWTGKLSICN; this is encoded by the coding sequence ATGATGGATTCTGTTCTCCCCGATACTTCCACTAATGCCATTGCCTCTTCTACACCCACTTCACACCCTCATTCCCAACCCTCACTCCCACAAACCCTCTTAGTCCCCAAACCCGAACCCTTCTGGGATACCCACATCGAAACCTCCGACGAACTCGACCTCTACTCCGAGTTCAATCGCGTCACTGAGCTCTTTCACTTCGCCTTCGGAGCCACCAACGTTGTCGACCCTTTCGGAGCCACCAATGTTGCATGCCCCGAACAGACTCCGCTGGTTCCTGTTCCTCAGGAGCTCGATTCAGCGGCCCAGCCCGACCCGAATTCGCCCTCCGAGGACGTCTTGCGAGCGATCGTTCCGGTACCGCCGGAGCAGCAGGACGGCGCGGTGGCCACCGCCACCGTGCCGAGGCGGAAGCAGAGCCGGCAGAAGGAGCTGGTGAGAGTGATGGATCTGTCTCCGAGGGACGAGGCTCATTTGCGCGAGACCGTGAGGAGGACAAGGCTCATATACGACTCGCTGCGAGTGTTGACCTCCGTGGAGGAGGAGAAGCGAGTCGCCTCAGTggcagcggcggcggtggcagcagcagcagcagtgaCAACACTAGAGGGCTGTCTGCCGGTGGATGGCTCCACCGGCAAGTTGCGGCGTCTCCGGGGAGACCTGCGGGCTGCCAGCCTGATGAGAGAGCGTGGACTGTGGCTGAACCGTGACAAGAGGATCGTCGGGGCGATCCCCGGAATTATGGTTGGGGATTTGTTCCTTTTTCGGATGGAGTTGTGTGTGGTTGGATTGCACGGTCAGATACAGGCTGGAATAGATTTTCTTCCTGCAAGCATGAGTTCCACTGGAGAACCTATTGCTACCAGTGTCATTGTTTCTGGTGGCTATGAGGATGACATGGATGATGGTGAGGTTATAGTTTACACTGGCCATGGAGGGCAGGAGAAGAATTCCTCCAGGCAGATCTCTCATCAGAAGTTGGAGTCAGGGAACCTTGCATTGGAGAGGAGTATGCATTATGGTGTTGAGGTAAGGGTTATCCGTGGGATGAAGTATGAGGGGAGTGCTGCTGGGTCTGGTAAGGTGTATGTGTATGATGGGGTGTATAGGATTGTTGATTGCTGGTTTGATGTGGGGAGGTCGGGTTTTGGGGTTTATAAGTTTAAGCTTTGGAGGATTGAGGGGCAGGCTAAGATGGGTAGTGCTATTTTGAAGGAAGCTAGGAATGTTAGGAGGAGTGAGCTGGATTTGAATCCCACATCTGCTGATATGGCTAACAGGAAGGAGAATGTTGCAGTTCGGCTTTTTAATGACTTTGATGATGATCGGGGTCCTCTTTGCTATGAATATCTTGTGAGGACTTGTTTTCCGAAGTTTGTGTTTCATCAGAGTGGGAAAGCTACTGGCTGTGACTGTGTGGATGGTTGTGGTGATGGATGCTTTTGTGCTATGAAAAATGGGGGTGAGTTTCCTTACACTCTGCAGGGGCATCTTGTGAGAGGGAAGCCTTTGATTTTTGAATGTGGCCCATTTTGCTCCTGTCCTCCTCATTGTCGCAATCGTGTTGCGCAGAAGGGGCTGAAATATAGGTTGGAAGTGTTTAGGTCTAAGCAGACATCTTGGGGAGTAAGGTCCTTGGACCTTATTCAAGCTGGTTCTTTTATCTGTGAGTTTGCAGGGGTTGTTTTGACCAGGGAGCAAGCTCAACTCTTAACAATGAATGGTGATTCATTGATATATCCTAATCGGTTTTCGGAAAGGTGGGCAGAATGGGGGGATTTGTCTCAGATATACCCGGATTATGTGCGTCCATTGTATCCGTCAATTCCTCCTCTAGATTTTTCTCTGGATGTGTCAACAATGAGGAATGTTGCTTGCTATATGAGCCATAGTTCAACTCCAAATGTCTTGGTTCAGTTTGTTCTGCATGATCACAACAATTTGATGTTCCCACACCTTATGCTATTTGCCATGGAAAACATCCCTCCCATGAGAGAGCTCAGCCTTGATTATGGTGTAGCTGATGAGTGGACAGGCAAACTCTCTATATGTAACTGA